The following are encoded in a window of Streptococcus pasteurianus genomic DNA:
- a CDS encoding helix-turn-helix transcriptional regulator: MIKNRIKEFRARYDMKQDDLAKAVGVRRETIGNLEKGRYNPSLVLAWNIAKTFHVTIEEVFTVIDD; this comes from the coding sequence ATGATTAAGAACAGAATTAAAGAATTTAGGGCAAGATATGATATGAAACAAGACGACTTAGCAAAAGCAGTCGGTGTTCGACGAGAAACGATTGGTAATCTTGAAAAAGGACGATACAATCCCTCTCTCGTATTGGCTTGGAATATTGCAAAGACGTTTCATGTAACGATTGAAGAAGTTTTCACAGTAATAGACGATTGA
- a CDS encoding conjugal transfer protein, with amino-acid sequence MIIVQNPTLAPMMETSDYEPKAVENDSQVDADTVSDTTAFLETFFKLYPTATEKELAYYVGENVMEPVQREYQSERIREIFRQPDKSRTDFTI; translated from the coding sequence ATGATTATCGTACAAAATCCAACCCTAGCGCCTATGATGGAAACATCAGACTATGAGCCCAAGGCAGTAGAAAATGACAGTCAGGTGGACGCTGATACAGTTAGCGACACTACCGCATTTTTAGAAACGTTCTTTAAGTTATATCCAACCGCAACAGAGAAAGAACTTGCCTATTATGTGGGAGAAAATGTGATGGAACCGGTGCAGCGAGAATATCAAAGTGAACGTATCCGTGAAATATTTAGACAACCTGACAAAAGCAGAACAGATTTCACAATATGA